The window actttattgattccgAGTCTGAATGGACAAGATAACAGCAGAGATCAACCGGTGTTTACGGAGTTTGTATTGACCTTTACCGTGATTGTTGGTATGACGTTTATGAATCACATTAAAGCCCTTAAAGCATTTCAGTTCATGTCAACACATCAATGTGTTAAATAAGTCAGTTTATTCTGGAACGCTAACGCTGTATCTGTAATGACTTGACCTGCGATCAGTAATATTTATACTGAACGGACCGTGACTTTTAGACTAAACTACGTCCTGGTTTTATTCTGTTAAACGCTGTCTGACTGTGGCTGACATGGCAGCTAACCTGCTGACTAATATTGTACCGGCAGCTAGCTGAGGTAGTGTTAGCAACGAGAAGCTAGCCAGTTATTAGTCAACTTTAATCTCACAGCTGTGGATGGTCTGGAGTTAGATTTTAAACACAAATTGAAGAGACCATCACCAATCCCGTTTGTTTACTCGAGAACATCAGAGGTAAATGTCTGCTGACTGAAGCCGTTCGACTAAACGTTAGCCACGGTGTTAGCTGGCTAACAGAAGTCTACATCTAAGCGTTAGCATCGCTAATAATGCGTAACACCTTTTGATATCTAGCTGATTAGTATCTCCCTGCACATGATTAGAAATACTAAACTCTTTAACAGAACTTAAACCAACGAATGCTGTACGCTGATCAATTCGGCATACATGAATTCAAGCAGACACGGTTAATTTCGGTAGAATATAAAGTTTAATAACTGTTAGCGCTGGTACTGCAGCACCCAGCGGCTCATTTTGATCTCAACCAAAACGGAGGACCAACATGGAAACTGAATGTTAGATTATCGTACTAAAAGGGAGTTTATGTATTGCACCTATGCCTAAGCGACGTGTGACATTAGGCTCTACCGAGTTTATTTATTAACAGACACCAACAAAAACGTCaatctgaaacatttttaaaatgagtcTGGCATGACCTGTCCAGAGTACAACCAAACTGACGTTAGTAAACGAACTAGCATTGTGATGAAGTACTGAACCAACCGACGTCTGACAGGTCAAGCCACAATGTAATAATCGGGATATAAACAAtgataacacaaacaaaacgtTCCGTGTTGTTGGCAGCGGGTTGTGTGGCCTTTGGCGGGGGGAGAGCTCACACCGCGGACTGAACCAGCCGCTGAGGCCGAGACAGAAAAGGCAGCCCGAGGTTCATAAATACTCGACTCTCCGCTCATGACAACgaatggaaaatgtgtttttacctggacaggttcctgcaGCACCGTCATACCGCTTCGAGACCCCGTCTATCGGTTTTTGTcgtctgttttccctcttttctctcgGCTCTTTCTTTACTACAGTCTCCAGGAGGAGCTTCGGCCGAAGATTTGAACCGAACACGCCGACCGTTACCAACCGAATACAGCCGACGAATGTCGAAGAAAGTAGAAGGCTGGGCCGGAGATGAACGACCGTGAACGGAGAGAGCCGAAGTGCTTGCTACGCCCCCTGATGGTAAAATCTGAATCAGAAATATAGGGAGAAACAAGAACTACACATAAAAGTTGCCATAAAGGCATGAGGATGAACTgaaaaattcttttttttaggTGTTGACAGTCCTGGTGAAACAAGAATATGAGTTCAaataacactttattttagAGTCTGAAAGTCCTGAAAGAATGATGTAATCACAGTCCTGCAACTGAATAGAGATTGTGTTAACTTGACACcaattgaatattttaaattaactgcCAACCACTATCTGTTAAAAAGGTACAATAGGTCAGCTAAATGAAATCTGTCTATAGGCAAAAAACATAGTTCAACATATATGAAGAATAATGTGTCCATTATTGACATTATGAAATTCCATTCTTTCtaaataaagcattttttctAGGAAATTACTCTTagtcttcatttctttcaagGAAATTTGCATTCAAACAAGCTATGGACTGATATCTAATAATTCAGATAATCCATGAATCATTAAAGTCATCAGTCAAAGTTACCAGTCAAAAAGTCTGGTGACAGGTGGCCAAATTTCATAttgttttatatcaaaataAACTGAGTATGTTTGAGTTCTGGACTGTAAAAACTTCATGTTggatttcagttttcattgttttctgatgttttactgacaaaatatttaattgatCAGAAGTAGCACCTCATGTCATTCGTGAATCAGCAACACTCAGGGACAAATCTGATTGCAATACAGATCACTTTATTTCACAGGCTGGCAgcatgacatcacttcctgttctgcaGCTTTCATCATAATGACACCAGAACACCTCTTGTTTCATTATCACTTCAACAAACCACCAACAGGTGCTGATGCTAATGCTAGTGCTACAATAGTTAGGCAGAGTCAGAGAGTGTGGAGGTGGAGCTACAGAAGGTTTGCATCATCAACACGGGACATCAGTTCACAGCAGAGAGGTGGAGCTACAGGGTGCAGTTGGCTTCTGGGGAGAGTCGACATTTAGCCACCGTCAAGTAGGTCTCCACctgtaaacataaacacatcatcatTACATCTTCGTCATCACCACCACAccacccctcctcttccttACCTTGTGCATGTCTTTCTTGAAACAGGCCAAAAGTTCATATGTTCGTCTCAGTGACTCATCAGCTCCCACACTTTGGTAATAGTTTCCATAAGGAGCCAGCTGGAGGGTGGAACTATCAGGAACTCCTTCTGCTCCATCCCGATTGGCCTGTAGGATCAGGTGGTCACTCACATAGGTAAACTGGTCAAATTAGATTAACGTGTACAATCTGATTtatgagtgtatgtgttttctCACCCTGATCAGAAGCAGGATTCCTGTCTTTAGTTCCGACAGTTTAGGTGAAATCTGGTTCCTAGGAGCAGAACCTCCAGACAGGGACCGACTAGGAAACTCCCAAGACTCGACCAGTCGATAAGAGATAGACAGCAGCTTCAGAACCTGGAACCAATCACATGACAGGAGACAGAACCTGACTGAGTTCCTGCAGCGATGTTGTCatgagaaacagatgaagaggCTGATAAAGTTTGATTGATTTTctgaattattaaataaatgatattGGGTGTACTGTTTGTGACACCTGCACAGTTTCAGGTGTTTACAAGTTAACCTGGAAAATAACATCATGTGACAATGAAATATGAGTGAGGTGGACACGTAAACTGTGTTTACACATGAAGGACGGCTGAAACAGAAAGCTGCTATCTGCATGTGTTGTGTCGATTACACTGTTAGTTGTTAGTCCAGTCTgccatttattcattcagtacacacaaatatttatttcaccAGCAAAAACACAATCTGATTTTTGAGCCATGTATCCGAATGAATGGATTATTTGAAACTCACATTCACAAAAGTCTGAACAGCCTAAATAAATCGAGTGTCATGTTAAAGATTTTGGTGGAAGGGTCAATGTTAGCTCTAACCACACCATAAATGTACTCTGATGAGAGTATTTCTCATTATTGGTGTGTTGTTTcaggcagcacggtggtgcagtggtgcacactgttgtctcacagccagagggttcGAGATTTGAATCCCTTGTGGGCCCTcctgtgtgaagtttgcatgttctccctgtgcctgcgtgggttttctccaggtactccggcttcctcccacaatcccaatTAGGTAAATCGGCTGCTCTACTTTGCCcagaggtgtgagtgtgtgtggttgtctgtctttgtgtgtcagccctctgactgactggtgaccagtccagggtgaactcGCCTCTCACCTTTTATAAAGTGGTATAAAAGGTGGATGGATGGTatgttgtttgctgttgtattcTGTGTTTCTGGTGTACTGTGTGGTTTTGTGACATATTGCGTAGTGTTATAGTACGCGTAGTGTAGTGCAGTATCCTCACAGAGCTGCGTTGTGTCTCGTGCTTGTCGATCGGGCTGATTATGTAATCAGAGTTGCAGAAATCCTGTAGAAAGATTTTGTTGAGTTGCCGCTGCTCCGCCTGCAGAGAGCTTTCCTAAAAATCATACATCACCAGAAATACACAGTTATACACAATGgaccacacacagcacataaacaCGGTactaccgtattttcacgactataaggcgcatataaacgtcttagatttttttcaaaatgtgcagcgcgCCCTATCGTCCAGAGCGCCCTATCTGTGTGCGGACGTAGGTGAGAACCATGATGCTGCGGACGTGATAGAGAACATGGGTGCGTGATTTGTGTATAAAAGAACAGGTATGTGCTTTATGCAGAACATTGCTGTCTTAACAACcctgaaaatggcaaagagaCACGCTTACGAAGCTCAGTTTAAGCTGAAGGCTATCAGCTACGCCGAGGAACACGGGAATCGAGCCGCCGCcagagaatataaaattaaCGAATCAATGGTTCGCaagtggaggaagctggagaacgaGCTGCGACAGGTGAAAAAAACGCAGCTGAGTTTCCGCGGACACAAGGCAAGGtggccagagctggaggaaagactggagcaaTGGATCGTCGAGCAAAGAGCGGGTGGGAGGAGCGTTTCGACGGTCACCATTCGGCTTAGAGCAGTAAAGTTagcggaggaaatgaaaattcaacatttccacGGAGGTCCGTCTTGGTGCTTCCGGTTCATGAAGCGGTGCCTTTTCTCCATCCGGAGCAGGACGACGGTAGCGCAGCAGCGTCCGGCGGATTATTGTGAGAAGCTGGCGAACTtccgctctttctgcagcagacacatcgccgacaaaaacatccagccgagccacatcaccaacatggacgaggtgccGCTGACGTTCGACATCCCGGTGAGTCACACGGTGGAAAGGAAGGGAACCAGCACGGTAGCGATACGCACAACGGGGTACGAAAAGGCTTCGTTTACCGTTGTGCTCGGCTGCCATGCCAACGGACAGAAACTGCCgccgatggtgatttttaagagaaagactttgcctaaagagacgtttccagcaggcgtcattattaaggcaaacgaaaagggctggatggacgaggaaatgatgaaggattggctgaggcaggtgTATGTACGGAGACCGGgtggttttttccacacatcacaatcgctgctggtttgtgattccatgCGTGCCCATCTCACCGCCGAcgtcaaaaagcaagtgaagcagatgaacgcTACGCTTGCTGTGATTCCGGGAGGTCTGACGAAGGAACTCCAACCGCTGGACATCGGCGTGAACCGGCCGTTCAAAGTGAGGCTGCGAGCGGCGTGGGAGCGGTGGATGAccgaaggagaccacagtttcacaaagactggaaggcagcgccgggcgagttacgccacagtttgtgactggattgtagctgcttgggctaacgtgtctgctggcactgttgttcgagcttttgctaaagccggcatcatttctggggagccgcacggcacggactctgactctgacagtgaggaacgtgaacctgccatgtgtgatttagcgcagctgttcaattccgacacagaggatgaggacttcaatgggtttgagtgactgttaccggtaatgtgcttgttttagtgttgttgtaattaatacttaaataaagcacaaccaaactcagttttgctcccgatctatttttaaatatgcacgtgtgtgttgtcaggcgggcgtacgtagtatatgaatacacacaggggcGGACGTGTACGGTATAtaaaacgtgtatataaaacccgcgccctatcttcaggtgcgccttatctgtgtgttaaatacaataattgcacacataactgagactgcgccttttcgtacggtgcgccttttcgtcgtgaaaatacggtacacagttatacacacagaaaaacacaggtTGTTATGtgtacacagagaaacacacacacacacactccagtggAGTCTAACTTACAAACTCAGAGAAGAGTCTCTGAGCGAGCAGGTGGAGGTGCTGAACTCTGCTGACTGCGATGGAGAACAGACGCTGGTCGTCTGTTGGCTGAGAGGACACACCCAGAGACAACACTGACAGCAGGAGcaccactgacagac of the Scatophagus argus isolate fScaArg1 chromosome 16, fScaArg1.pri, whole genome shotgun sequence genome contains:
- the gh1 gene encoding somatotropin: MDRVVLLLSVLSLGVSSQPTDDQRLFSIAVSRVQHLHLLAQRLFSEFESSLQAEQRQLNKIFLQDFCNSDYIISPIDKHETQRSSVLKLLSISYRLVESWEFPSRSLSGGSAPRNQISPKLSELKTGILLLIRANRDGAEGVPDSSTLQLAPYGNYYQSVGADESLRRTYELLACFKKDMHKVETYLTVAKCRLSPEANCTL